One genomic region from Gossypium hirsutum isolate 1008001.06 chromosome D13, Gossypium_hirsutum_v2.1, whole genome shotgun sequence encodes:
- the LOC121225505 gene encoding dynamin-related protein 4C isoform X1 has product MGSYDEADSGSIGVINDYEDSQPATPPMEEPKVVGAAAAQAPIISSYNDKIRPLLDVIDRLRLLMVMKEGIQLPTIVVVGDQSSGKSSVLESLAGVNLPRSQGICTRVPLIIRLQNHARQGLELYLEYNGKTVPVEEPQIATAINIATDEVAGPGKSISDIPLTLVVRKDGVPDLTMVDLPGITRVPVHGQPDNIYEQIRDIIMQYITPKESIILNVLSATVDFSTCESIRMSQQVDKNGERTLAVVTKVDRAPEGLVDKVTADDVNIGLGYVCVRNRIGDESYEEARKEEARLFETNAHLSRIDKSIVGVHVLAQKLVRIQANAIAKCLPEIVKNISAKLDANVSELEKMPKALTSIADATQAMMRIIQAAKESLKKLLWRGEFDEYPEDNTKHGTARFVEMLNRFSDELHNCEESNLSKDFLTEEIKGLEDARGIELPNFLPCEAVLRILRRKVERISYLPIKLSEKYWDYIDDVVMSVLTRHSEMYYHLKVSAKGAAHNLVQKLREQSINRVKEIVEMEKLTGYTCNPDYMMEWNKLMKQQDHFINQISGTNMRPLPCSVDLQGLGEIQIEHLRKHSDVSILQQAFDLKMRMVAYWKVFKVRLVDSMALHLRYHVHNLVHNDIDEIVKELMGPDGHGIKMMLVESPAIVAKREKLKNSIKVLKESKDSVAKIMDRIVAYDACLV; this is encoded by the coding sequence ATGGGTAGCTATGATGAAGCTGATTCAGGGAGCATTGGTGTCATCAATGATTATGAAGATTCTCAACCAGCAACTCCTCCTATGGAAGAACCTAAGGTGGTGGGAGCAGCAGCAGCCCAAGCCCCAATTATTTCATCATACAATGACAAAATCCGACCTTTGCTTGATGTCATCGACAGGCTCAGGCTGCTCATGGTGATGAAAGAAGGCATACAGCTCCCCACAATTGTTGTGGTTGGAGACCAGTCATCAGGCAAGTCTAGTGTTCTTGAATCCTTGGCTGGTGTTAACCTTCCTCGTAGCCAGGGCATTTGCACCAGGGTACCTCTTATAATCAGGTTGCAGAACCATGCAAGGCAAGGGCTAGAGCTCTACTTGGAGTACAATGGCAAAACGGTCCCAGTGGAGGAACCCCAGATTGCAACAGCCATAAACATTGCAACTGATGAGGTTGCAGGCCCGGGTAAGAGCATATCTGACATCCCTTTGACTTTGGTGGTGAGAAAAGATGGGGTTCCTGATCTTACCATGGTTGATCTTCCTGGAATTACCAGAGTTCCTGTCCATGGTCAGCCCGACAACATATATGAGCAGATCCGGGACATCATCATGCAGTACATAACACCAAAGGAAAGCATTATCCTTAATGTTCTGTCGGCTACGGTTGATTTTTCAACTTGTGAATCCATTAGGATGTCGCAACAAGTGGACAAGAATGGTGAGAGAACTCTTGCCGTGGTTACTAAAGTAGATAGGGCCCCCGAAGGGCTTGTTGACAAGGTTACTGCAGATGATGTGAATATAGGACTTGGTTATGTTTGTGTTCGGAATCGGATTGGTGATGAATCCTATGAAGAAGCAAGGAAGGAAGAGGCTAGATTGTTCGAAACTAATGCACATTTGTCACGTATTGATAAATCAATTGTGGGTGTTCATGTTTTGGCTCAAAAGCTTGTCCGAATTCAAGCTAATGCAATTGCAAAGTGCTTGCCAGAGATTGTTAAAAACATTAGTGCAAAGCTGGATGCAAATGTTTCAGAGCTAGAGAAAATGCCAAAGGCCTTAACTTCTATTGCTGATGCCACTCAAGCTATGATGAGGATCATTCAAGCAGCTAAAGAATCCCTGAAGAAACTTCTTTGGAGGGGGGAATTTGATGAATACCCCGAGGACAACACGAAGCACGGGACTGCTCGGTTTGTTGAAATGCTGAACCGGTTCTCCGATGAGCTTCACAACTGCGAGGAAAGTAATCTATCAAAAGACTTTTTAACAGAAGAGATCAAGGGTTTGGAAGATGCTAGGGGGATCGAACTACCGAACTTCCTTCCCTGTGAAGCAGTCCTTCGTATCTTACGGAGAAAAGTCGAGAGGATATCGTATCTCCCTATCAAACTCAGCGAAAAGTATTGGGATTACATAGACGATGTGGTGATGTCTGTTTTGACGCGCCACTCGGAAATGTATTATCACCTCAAGGTATCCGCGAAAGGAGCTGCTCACAACCTTGTTCAAAAGCTGAGGGAGCAATCAATCAATAGGGTGAAAGAGATTGTAGAAATGGAGAAGCTAACAGGCTATACATGTAACCCTGATTACATGATGGAGTGGAATAAGCTCATGAAGCAACAAGACCATTTCATAAACCAAATATCTGGAACAAACATGCGGCCGCTGCCTTGCAGTGTGGATCTCCAAGGTTTAGGGGAAATCCAAATCGAACATCTTAGAAAACACTCGGATGTTTCGATCCTGCAACAAGCTTTCGACCTGAAGATGAGAATGGTTGCTTATTGGAAGGTATTTAAGGTGAGATTGGTTGATTCCATGGCATTGCATTTACGATACCATGTTCATAATCTTGTACACAATGACATTGATGAGATTGTGAAGGAGCTGATGGGACCAGATGGACATGGGATAAAGATGATGCTGGTGGAATCTCCTGCCATTGTTGCAAAGCGTGAGAAGCTTAAAAACAGCATCAAGGTGTTAAAGGAGTCCAAAGATAGTGTGGCCAAGATCATGGATAGGATTGTTGCTTATGATGCTTGCTTGGTttaa
- the LOC121225505 gene encoding dynamin-related protein 4C isoform X2 codes for MGSYDEADSGSIGVINDYEDSQPATPPMEEPKVVGAAAAQAPIISSYNDKIRPLLDVIDRLRLLMVMKEGIQLPTIVVVGDQSSGKSSVLESLAGVNLPRSQGICTRVPLIIRLQNHARQGLELYLEYNGKTVPVEEPQIATAINIATDEVAGPGKSISDIPLTLVVRKDGVPDLTMVDLPGITRVPVHGQPDNIYEQIRDIIMQYITPKESIILNVLSATVDFSTCESIRMSQQVDKNGERTLAVVTKVDRAPEGLVDKVTADDVNIGLGYVCVRNRIGDESYEEARKEEARLFETNAHLSRIDKSIVGVHVLAQKLVRIQANAIAKCLPEIVKNISAKLDANVSELEKMPKALTSIADATQAMMRIIQAAKESLKKLLWRGEFDEYPEDNTKHGTARFVEMLNRFSDELHNCEESNLSKDFLTEEIKGLEDARGIELPNFLPCEAVLRILRRKVERISYLPIKLSEKYWDYIDDVVMSVLTRHSEMYYHLKVSAKGAAHNLVQKLREQSINRVKEIVEMEKLTGYTCNPDYMMEWNKLMKQQDHFINQISGTNMRPLPCSVDLQGLGEIQIEHLRKHSDVSILQQAFDLKMRMVAYWKVFKELMGPDGHGIKMMLVESPAIVAKREKLKNSIKVLKESKDSVAKIMDRIVAYDACLV; via the exons ATGGGTAGCTATGATGAAGCTGATTCAGGGAGCATTGGTGTCATCAATGATTATGAAGATTCTCAACCAGCAACTCCTCCTATGGAAGAACCTAAGGTGGTGGGAGCAGCAGCAGCCCAAGCCCCAATTATTTCATCATACAATGACAAAATCCGACCTTTGCTTGATGTCATCGACAGGCTCAGGCTGCTCATGGTGATGAAAGAAGGCATACAGCTCCCCACAATTGTTGTGGTTGGAGACCAGTCATCAGGCAAGTCTAGTGTTCTTGAATCCTTGGCTGGTGTTAACCTTCCTCGTAGCCAGGGCATTTGCACCAGGGTACCTCTTATAATCAGGTTGCAGAACCATGCAAGGCAAGGGCTAGAGCTCTACTTGGAGTACAATGGCAAAACGGTCCCAGTGGAGGAACCCCAGATTGCAACAGCCATAAACATTGCAACTGATGAGGTTGCAGGCCCGGGTAAGAGCATATCTGACATCCCTTTGACTTTGGTGGTGAGAAAAGATGGGGTTCCTGATCTTACCATGGTTGATCTTCCTGGAATTACCAGAGTTCCTGTCCATGGTCAGCCCGACAACATATATGAGCAGATCCGGGACATCATCATGCAGTACATAACACCAAAGGAAAGCATTATCCTTAATGTTCTGTCGGCTACGGTTGATTTTTCAACTTGTGAATCCATTAGGATGTCGCAACAAGTGGACAAGAATGGTGAGAGAACTCTTGCCGTGGTTACTAAAGTAGATAGGGCCCCCGAAGGGCTTGTTGACAAGGTTACTGCAGATGATGTGAATATAGGACTTGGTTATGTTTGTGTTCGGAATCGGATTGGTGATGAATCCTATGAAGAAGCAAGGAAGGAAGAGGCTAGATTGTTCGAAACTAATGCACATTTGTCACGTATTGATAAATCAATTGTGGGTGTTCATGTTTTGGCTCAAAAGCTTGTCCGAATTCAAGCTAATGCAATTGCAAAGTGCTTGCCAGAGATTGTTAAAAACATTAGTGCAAAGCTGGATGCAAATGTTTCAGAGCTAGAGAAAATGCCAAAGGCCTTAACTTCTATTGCTGATGCCACTCAAGCTATGATGAGGATCATTCAAGCAGCTAAAGAATCCCTGAAGAAACTTCTTTGGAGGGGGGAATTTGATGAATACCCCGAGGACAACACGAAGCACGGGACTGCTCGGTTTGTTGAAATGCTGAACCGGTTCTCCGATGAGCTTCACAACTGCGAGGAAAGTAATCTATCAAAAGACTTTTTAACAGAAGAGATCAAGGGTTTGGAAGATGCTAGGGGGATCGAACTACCGAACTTCCTTCCCTGTGAAGCAGTCCTTCGTATCTTACGGAGAAAAGTCGAGAGGATATCGTATCTCCCTATCAAACTCAGCGAAAAGTATTGGGATTACATAGACGATGTGGTGATGTCTGTTTTGACGCGCCACTCGGAAATGTATTATCACCTCAAGGTATCCGCGAAAGGAGCTGCTCACAACCTTGTTCAAAAGCTGAGGGAGCAATCAATCAATAGGGTGAAAGAGATTGTAGAAATGGAGAAGCTAACAGGCTATACATGTAACCCTGATTACATGATGGAGTGGAATAAGCTCATGAAGCAACAAGACCATTTCATAAACCAAATATCTGGAACAAACATGCGGCCGCTGCCTTGCAGTGTGGATCTCCAAGGTTTAGGGGAAATCCAAATCGAACATCTTAGAAAACACTCGGATGTTTCGATCCTGCAACAAGCTTTCGACCTGAAGATGAGAATGGTTGCTTATTGGAAGGTATTTAAG GAGCTGATGGGACCAGATGGACATGGGATAAAGATGATGCTGGTGGAATCTCCTGCCATTGTTGCAAAGCGTGAGAAGCTTAAAAACAGCATCAAGGTGTTAAAGGAGTCCAAAGATAGTGTGGCCAAGATCATGGATAGGATTGTTGCTTATGATGCTTGCTTGGTttaa